GCAGCACCTGCACCGAGTCCACAGTCGCGCCGACGACGTGCGCGTCGAGTCCGCGACGGACCACCTCGACCTCGGGAAGTTCGGGCACCTGCGGTCAGTTGTCCTCGGTGGGCGTGTCGGCGGATCCGGACTGCTGGTCGGAAGCCCCGGCATCACCGGTCTCGGCAGCAGTGCCCTCGGTCAGCGCGTTCCATGCGGCCGACGCGGCCTTCTGCTCGGCTTCCTTCTTGGTGCGTCCGACACCGGTGCCGTAGGGATTGCCACCGATGAGGGCGGTGGCGGTGAATTCCTTGTCGTGATCCGGACCGGTGGCGGTGATCTCGTAGGCGGGAACACCGAGACCGCGCTCGGCGGTGAGTTCCTGCAGACTCGTCTTCCAGTCCAGACCGGCACCGAGGCGCGGGCCGCGTTCGAGCAGTGCGGCGAACAGGCGCAGAACCACTTCGCGCGCGACGTCGATGCCGTGCGCGAGATGGACGGCGCCGAGGAGCGATTCCATTCCGTCGGCCAGGATGCTGGCCTTGTCGCGTCCGCCCGTCAGTTCCTCGCCCTTGCCGAGCAGGAGATGCACTCCGAGCCCGCCTTCTCCGAGGCCGCGCGCCACCTCGGCGAGCGCGTGCATGTTGACAACGCTCGCGCGGATCTTGGCGAGTTCGCCCTCGGACTTGTCCGGGTGGGTGAGGTAGAGCTTTTCGGTCACCGCGAGCCCGAGGACGGCATCGCCGAGGAACTCGAGACGTTCGTTGGTGGGCAATCCGCCGTTCTCGTAGGCGTACGAGCGGTGGGTGAGCGCCAAGGACAGGAGTTCTGCGTCCAGAGGCACGCCGAGGGCGGCGAGGAGAGACTCGTGGCTCTCTTCGCCGCCCTCGGTAGCTGTTTCGGAGGACTTGCTCGTCACGTGAATACCGATTAGACGGGCGCGGTCACCTGACGGCCGTTGTAGGTGCCGCACGACGGGCACGCCACGTGGGGCAGCTTCTTCTCTCCGCAACCCCGGTTCGGGCAGGTGACGAGCGTCGGCGCAGTGGTGTTCCACTGGCTGCGCCGCGACCGGGTGTTGGAACGCGACATTCTGCGCTTGGGGACGGCCACGTCTACTTCTCCTCGTTGTTCGAGCTGTCGATTTGACTGCTGGGTTCTTCGGAGCCCGCGCCGAACTTGGCTGCCAACCCAGCCCAGCGAGGATCCATTGTCTCATGACGGTGCCCGGATTCTGCAATCGCCAGGCGAATGCCGCATTCGGGGCACAATCCCGCACAGTCGTCACTACACAACGGCTGCAGCGGAAGTTCCAGACCAACCGCGTTCACGAGGACCGGTTCGAGATCGATCAGATCGTTCTCGACGCGGTACACCTCGTCGTCCTCGGTGGTCTGCTCAGTGACGCTGTTCGGGTAGGCGAACAGCTCGGTGAGGTACACGTCCACCGGCTCGGTGAACGACTCGAGGCATCGAGAGCACTCGCCGAGGGCGTCGACACGAACACTACCGGTGACCAGGACGCCCTCGGACACCGACTCCAGGCGGAGATCGAGATCGATCTCGGAGCCTTCCTCGATCGCGATCAGATCGAGCCCGATGC
This window of the Rhodococcus pyridinivorans genome carries:
- a CDS encoding YceD family protein, with protein sequence MSTRDSSTSRSGRDSGLVFDTLSLGRRPGSMRTVERKVPSPSRIGLDLIAIEEGSEIDLDLRLESVSEGVLVTGSVRVDALGECSRCLESFTEPVDVYLTELFAYPNSVTEQTTEDDEVYRVENDLIDLEPVLVNAVGLELPLQPLCSDDCAGLCPECGIRLAIAESGHRHETMDPRWAGLAAKFGAGSEEPSSQIDSSNNEEK
- the rnc gene encoding ribonuclease III, with translation MTSKSSETATEGGEESHESLLAALGVPLDAELLSLALTHRSYAYENGGLPTNERLEFLGDAVLGLAVTEKLYLTHPDKSEGELAKIRASVVNMHALAEVARGLGEGGLGVHLLLGKGEELTGGRDKASILADGMESLLGAVHLAHGIDVAREVVLRLFAALLERGPRLGAGLDWKTSLQELTAERGLGVPAYEITATGPDHDKEFTATALIGGNPYGTGVGRTKKEAEQKAASAAWNALTEGTAAETGDAGASDQQSGSADTPTEDN
- the rpmF gene encoding 50S ribosomal protein L32, whose amino-acid sequence is MAVPKRRMSRSNTRSRRSQWNTTAPTLVTCPNRGCGEKKLPHVACPSCGTYNGRQVTAPV